The following proteins are co-located in the Longimicrobiales bacterium genome:
- a CDS encoding phosphatase PAP2 family protein, translated as MVSRDPSGGERRHSTRGASSAPRNALYTILRFIARHVRGFWGALAAFLTAGLALSIAAAAVFGLLAGIVHGGGTQTVDERVLQWFAAHRSPLLDEIMFDITTLGDGVVLIMIAVIASVFLWITKHHWSVYILIVGMIGGKILNTVLKSAFDRNRPSVVEWFYEVTSPSFPSGHAMGAFIGYGTVAYLVGRLSPTRRLRHVTWFIASVTIVAIGVSRMYLGVHYPSDVIAGFLAGLAWLAFVASSVTAVRFFAPRRPETAIEERDLDAGGAGDEPAAPDESADVPVQTRDF; from the coding sequence ATGGTTTCTCGCGATCCATCCGGTGGCGAGCGTCGCCATTCGACTCGCGGCGCGTCCAGCGCGCCGCGCAATGCGCTGTATACTATCCTCCGCTTCATTGCGCGCCATGTCCGCGGCTTCTGGGGCGCCCTCGCCGCCTTCCTCACGGCAGGCCTCGCGCTGTCCATCGCCGCGGCGGCCGTGTTCGGCCTGCTCGCCGGTATCGTGCATGGCGGCGGCACGCAGACCGTGGACGAGCGCGTGCTCCAGTGGTTCGCCGCGCACCGCTCGCCGCTGCTCGATGAAATCATGTTCGACATCACGACGCTCGGTGATGGCGTCGTTCTCATCATGATCGCGGTGATCGCATCCGTCTTCCTGTGGATCACGAAGCACCACTGGTCGGTCTATATCCTGATCGTCGGGATGATCGGTGGCAAAATACTGAACACCGTGCTCAAATCCGCGTTCGACAGAAACCGGCCGAGCGTTGTGGAATGGTTCTATGAGGTGACGTCACCGTCGTTCCCGTCCGGCCACGCCATGGGCGCATTCATCGGGTACGGGACGGTAGCCTATCTGGTGGGCCGTCTGAGCCCGACGCGGCGCCTGCGGCACGTGACATGGTTCATCGCGAGCGTCACGATCGTGGCGATCGGGGTCAGTCGCATGTATCTCGGCGTGCACTACCCGTCCGACGTGATTGCCGGCTTCCTGGCCGGTCTGGCATGGCTCGCATTCGTCGCCAGCAGCGTGACCGCAGTCCGGTTCTTCGCGCCGCGCCGGCCGGAAACGGCGATCGAAGAGCGCGACCTCGACGCCGGTGGCGCAGGCGACGAGCCTGCCGCACCCGACGAGTCCGCTGACGTCCCGGTGCAGACA
- a CDS encoding ABC transporter ATP-binding protein, translated as MIELREVTKRYGRRGAAPEAVRALSLTFSPGTVWAVVGPNGAGKSTLLSLLLGFIRPTEGAITIAGETPRDYLREHGAGYLPERFSLPARWRAGEALRMFSRLERVPAADAERTVELLGLAPHLDKRAGELSRGLLQRVGLAQALLARRSLIVLDEPTEGLDPVWRVRLRDIVAELRAESRTMVIASHDLSEIERIADRALVLDSGAVRDLLDVRGPDITAEYRLRLDAPCAAVAEAFPGADQLNDREYLVHVTGAAELSQRLGGLIALGAVIAAVEPVRRDLEERVRTALDGDG; from the coding sequence ATGATCGAGCTGAGAGAAGTCACGAAACGATACGGCCGCAGGGGCGCGGCGCCCGAGGCGGTGCGTGCGCTTTCCCTGACATTTTCGCCGGGAACGGTCTGGGCGGTGGTGGGGCCGAACGGCGCGGGCAAGAGTACGCTGCTCTCGCTGCTGCTCGGATTCATCCGCCCGACCGAGGGTGCTATCACCATCGCGGGCGAAACGCCTCGTGATTACCTGAGAGAGCACGGCGCCGGCTACCTGCCGGAGCGATTCAGCCTCCCCGCCCGGTGGCGGGCGGGTGAAGCACTGCGGATGTTCTCACGACTGGAGCGCGTACCGGCGGCCGATGCGGAGCGCACCGTCGAGCTGCTCGGTCTCGCGCCGCATCTCGACAAGCGTGCCGGTGAGCTGTCGCGCGGCCTGCTCCAGCGTGTGGGCCTGGCTCAGGCGCTTCTCGCCCGGCGCTCGCTCATCGTCCTGGACGAGCCTACCGAGGGACTCGATCCCGTATGGCGCGTACGACTGCGCGACATCGTGGCTGAGCTACGCGCCGAAAGCCGGACCATGGTGATCGCGAGCCATGACCTGTCGGAGATCGAGCGCATCGCCGACCGTGCGCTCGTGCTCGACAGCGGAGCAGTTCGCGACCTGCTTGATGTGCGCGGCCCTGACATCACCGCGGAATACCGACTGCGATTGGACGCCCCATGCGCCGCGGTCGCGGAAGCCTTTCCCGGCGCGGATCAGCTCAACGACCGCGAGTACCTTGTGCACGTGACGGGCGCTGCGGAGCTGAGTCAGCGACTGGGCGGTCTCATCGCTCTCGGCGCTGTCATCGCCGCCGTCGAGCCGGTCCGGCGGGACCTCGAGGAACGGGTGCGCACGGCCCTGGACGGTGACGGATGA
- a CDS encoding alkaline phosphatase family protein, translated as MPRVLLFFVDGVGLGMSEPDINPLVVARLPTFSELLDGDTITLRAAPATAERASLVALDATLGFEGIPQSGTGQASLLTGANAVEMHGRHFGPWVPSRLRTFVREQSVLARALDAGHRVAFANAYPEELNQLPGGAGPAVARDRTRSVRRGPAFLRAGPPLAALGANLLTRHTPDLERGDAVASELTNEGWRERLGRRNVPIIDAAHAGRNLARIAARNDLTLFAHYSTDYAGHQRDMQAAVGALERLDAFLAGVLETGNEDLLIVLASDHGNIEDVRTGHTRNPALGMVVGRGHAALAARLRSLTDVTPLILHVLSD; from the coding sequence GTGCCGCGCGTTCTGCTGTTCTTCGTCGATGGCGTCGGACTCGGCATGTCGGAGCCCGACATCAATCCGCTGGTCGTTGCGCGGCTGCCGACGTTCAGCGAGCTGCTGGACGGCGACACAATCACGCTCCGCGCCGCACCTGCGACGGCCGAGCGGGCGTCACTGGTCGCACTGGATGCAACGCTCGGCTTCGAAGGCATTCCCCAGAGCGGTACCGGCCAGGCGTCTCTGTTGACGGGCGCGAACGCCGTAGAGATGCATGGCCGTCACTTCGGCCCATGGGTCCCATCACGCCTCAGGACGTTCGTACGGGAGCAGAGTGTTCTGGCACGCGCGCTCGACGCGGGGCATCGCGTGGCATTCGCGAATGCGTATCCCGAAGAGCTGAACCAGCTGCCCGGCGGCGCCGGGCCCGCCGTTGCGCGCGACAGAACCCGCAGTGTGCGGCGCGGTCCCGCGTTCCTCCGTGCCGGTCCGCCGCTCGCGGCGCTGGGCGCGAACCTCCTGACCCGTCATACGCCGGATCTCGAGCGCGGCGATGCCGTTGCCAGTGAGCTCACCAATGAGGGATGGCGTGAACGGCTCGGTCGCAGGAACGTGCCGATCATCGACGCGGCGCACGCAGGCCGTAACCTCGCTCGCATTGCTGCACGCAACGACCTGACACTGTTCGCGCATTACAGCACCGATTACGCCGGGCATCAACGCGACATGCAGGCGGCTGTGGGCGCGCTCGAAAGGCTGGATGCGTTTCTCGCCGGCGTGCTCGAGACGGGGAACGAGGACCTGCTCATCGTTCTCGCGAGTGATCACGGCAACATCGAGGATGTCCGGACAGGCCACACTCGTAATCCCGCGCTGGGGATGGTGGTCGGTCGCGGCCATGCGGCCCTGGCCGCGCGGCTCCGCTCACTGACGGATGTGACCCCGCTGATTCTCCACGTGCTGTCCGATTGA
- a CDS encoding DUF167 domain-containing protein, with protein sequence MATGRRYRRVMITQRESSVHVRVRAQPRASRTEIVGEHDGSIRIRLAAPPVDGAANEELIRHIAKRVGVARSRVRVLTGDTGRSKVVEIDGVEATAVRDALLG encoded by the coding sequence GTGGCGACCGGCCGCCGCTATCGCCGCGTGATGATCACGCAGCGAGAGAGCTCCGTGCACGTTCGTGTTCGCGCGCAGCCGCGGGCGTCACGAACGGAGATCGTCGGCGAGCACGACGGCTCGATCAGGATCCGTCTGGCGGCCCCGCCCGTTGACGGTGCGGCGAACGAGGAGCTCATACGCCACATCGCGAAACGCGTGGGCGTCGCGCGATCGCGGGTGCGCGTACTCACCGGCGACACGGGCCGCTCGAAGGTTGTGGAAATCGATGGTGTGGAAGCGACCGCCGTTCGCGATGCGTTGCTGGGATGA
- a CDS encoding amidase, producing the protein MAETVDQRVSRDGSPEGEVLADGLCSLTERMRRRELSPVALLEAHISRVGAVNPLLNCVVADRFAAARQEAEAAEREYETSSHPRPLLGVPFTVKELIEVEGMPHTLGSRARVGRTGLRDATVVRRLREAGAILLGVTNVPEWGMWFESYNGVYGRTSNPHNVQHTPGGSSGGEGAVVGAGGSVFGIGSDIGGSVRMPAGFCGVYGHKPTSGLLPLTGHYPVYAQGPDAGTAKTAPYVSIGTLTRSAVDIAPLMRVMAGRDGVDPNAEPLAFHDPRSVDWRGRRVLLLPSPVIRRAGSAAPDVAAAVADAGRVLEARGAIVSEAPARLLEHAGDIWFAALQNVGGPAFADLLSGGRGMFLELEVLLALAGRGRYSWPALFFCIGERIGRKKDRAFRRALRESRWLTHRFRELLGEDAVLVSPVHPRPAPRHNSAILRPFDFLYTAVFNALRVPATAAPFGFDGKGLPLAVQFSSRRGNDHLTIAAAAAVEESVPPWRPAAAIAA; encoded by the coding sequence ATGGCGGAAACGGTGGACCAGCGCGTCTCGCGGGATGGGTCGCCCGAGGGCGAGGTGCTTGCGGACGGACTGTGCTCGCTGACGGAGCGCATGCGGCGGCGGGAGCTGTCGCCGGTCGCGCTGCTGGAGGCGCACATCAGCCGGGTAGGGGCGGTGAATCCGTTACTCAACTGTGTAGTGGCCGACCGCTTCGCGGCAGCGCGGCAGGAGGCGGAGGCGGCGGAACGCGAGTACGAGACATCGTCGCATCCGCGACCGCTGCTGGGGGTCCCGTTCACGGTCAAGGAGCTGATAGAGGTCGAGGGCATGCCGCACACGCTGGGCAGCCGGGCGAGAGTGGGGCGTACGGGGCTGCGTGACGCGACCGTGGTCCGTCGGCTGCGTGAGGCGGGCGCGATCCTGCTCGGTGTGACGAATGTGCCGGAGTGGGGGATGTGGTTCGAGTCGTACAACGGCGTGTATGGCAGGACGAGCAACCCGCATAACGTGCAGCATACGCCCGGCGGCAGCTCCGGCGGTGAGGGCGCCGTGGTGGGAGCGGGCGGCTCCGTGTTCGGCATCGGCAGCGACATCGGCGGATCGGTCCGCATGCCGGCGGGGTTCTGCGGCGTGTATGGTCACAAGCCGACGTCGGGGCTGCTGCCTCTGACGGGGCACTACCCGGTCTATGCGCAGGGCCCTGACGCCGGCACGGCGAAGACGGCACCATACGTAAGCATTGGCACGTTGACGCGCTCAGCCGTCGACATCGCACCCCTCATGCGGGTGATGGCGGGCCGCGACGGCGTCGATCCGAATGCGGAGCCGCTTGCATTTCATGACCCGCGCAGCGTGGACTGGCGCGGCCGTCGGGTCCTGCTGCTTCCGAGTCCGGTTATCCGGCGCGCCGGATCGGCGGCCCCTGATGTTGCCGCGGCCGTCGCGGATGCTGGCCGCGTGCTGGAAGCCCGCGGTGCGATCGTCAGTGAAGCGCCGGCGCGGCTCCTGGAACATGCCGGTGACATCTGGTTCGCAGCGCTGCAGAATGTCGGCGGACCGGCCTTTGCGGACCTCCTGTCGGGTGGTCGCGGGATGTTTCTCGAGCTGGAAGTGCTGCTCGCGCTCGCGGGCAGGGGCCGCTACTCGTGGCCCGCACTGTTCTTCTGCATAGGCGAGCGCATCGGGCGAAAGAAGGACCGCGCGTTCCGCAGGGCACTGCGCGAATCCCGCTGGCTGACGCATCGCTTCCGGGAGCTCCTGGGCGAAGACGCCGTGCTGGTTTCTCCCGTGCATCCACGCCCTGCGCCGCGACACAATTCGGCCATCCTTCGCCCGTTCGATTTTCTGTACACGGCGGTATTCAATGCCTTGCGGGTTCCCGCCACTGCTGCTCCGTTCGGCTTCGACGGGAAGGGGCTGCCGCTGGCAGTCCAGTTCTCGAGTCGTCGCGGCAACGATCACCTCACCATAGCAGCGGCCGCGGCGGTGGAAGAGAGTGTACCGCCGTGGCGACCGGCCGCCGCTATCGCCGCGTGA
- a CDS encoding lmo0937 family membrane protein — protein sequence MLWTIVIILLVLWLLGFLSGSVGGLIHILLVIAIIVVLIRVIQGRRPV from the coding sequence ATGCTCTGGACAATCGTAATTATCCTGTTGGTGCTGTGGCTGCTCGGCTTCCTCAGCGGTTCGGTCGGCGGTCTGATCCACATCCTGCTGGTCATCGCGATCATCGTGGTTCTGATCCGCGTGATTCAGGGACGCAGACCCGTCTGA